In a single window of the Orcinus orca chromosome 9, mOrcOrc1.1, whole genome shotgun sequence genome:
- the RPA3 gene encoding replication protein A 14 kDa subunit: MVDVMESPKARINASMLAQFIDQPVCFVGRLEKIHPTGRMFILSDGEGKNGTIELMEPLDEEISGIVEVVGRVTAKATIMCASYVQFKEDNHPFDLGLYNEAVKITHEFPQFFPLGVLQYA, encoded by the exons ATGGTGGACGTGATGGAGTCGCCGAAGGCGCGCATCAACGCCAGCATGCTAGCTCAGTTCATAGACCAGCCCGTTTGCTTCGTAGGGAGGCTGGAGAAG attcatcCCACTGGGAGAATGTTTATTCTTTcagatggagaaggaaaaaatggaactATTGAGTTGATGGAGCCT CTTGATGAAGAAATCTCTGGAATCGTGGAAGTAGTTGGAAGAGTAACGGCCAAGGCAACCATTATGTGTGCATCTTATGTGCAGTTTAAAGAAGATAACCATCCTTTTG ATCTTGGACTTTACAACGAAGCTGTGAAAATTACCCATGAGTTCCCTCAGTTTTTTCCTTTGGGGGTTTTGCAGTATGCTTGA